One region of Salvia miltiorrhiza cultivar Shanhuang (shh) chromosome 3, IMPLAD_Smil_shh, whole genome shotgun sequence genomic DNA includes:
- the LOC131016821 gene encoding putative late blight resistance protein homolog R1B-23 isoform X1 — MAAYAALVSLMHIIDKIEHHHSPPVSIDKQQVESLTQILTFLQEFLESYKSPVADGDEADPLEMRIADAAHAVEDVIESHIVNVIKLGRSSPNEEFLQGYVVDAAHAAEEVNSREEVSCIDFYQDLQKVIEEMNVIKKEAMETSAEAQLQRKVSSTHAGSLTSSSNVKESKMVGFDDVQLQLLDWLTGGNRNRQIISITGMGGIGKTTLARHIFEHALVKQHFDIRAWTTISQTYNVRETLREVLYQVSGHSRNDLSDENKLGEKLHKYLWGRRYIIILDDMWSVEVWDKMRVFFPDYNNGSRVIVTTRLSNLAAELTGSNSIGMRFLDDVCSWSLFSKTVFGDEVFPLQLKEIGKKIVGKCKGLPLSIAVIGGLLAKSELTLEYWEHIEENISSIVNSENDEYCLRVLKLSYDHLPAYLKPCFLYMGMFGEDEEIWVAKLMRLWVSEGFLKPIINKSSKTIAKEYLKELVDRNLILVDELGAVGNIKYCKMHDLVRDLSFQEAEKQRFYYVLGQHCPRGINSQRRILIPRRTSAMTVRDAMETMSSRARSFICHADTVQELLDFIFLRTLSVYEYSKGYLDENVFQMVNLRYLSGEFREGFQIPSSISLLWNLHTLIVSCWMESAPVEIWKMHQLKHVEFRNGGMYLPNPSSGDSDVMMENLETLKGVIDFNLNEEVIKRIPNIKKLSIRYVHKVMEYRVKCLSYLQCLSELESLTCIIQHGSDEYLQSISFPHSLKKLYLQCGNFYLEEILEKIASLPHLEKLKLFKGQFATRSWEIVEGQFPSLKYLILWDCEDMECWTLEGSCLPRLEQLHLWDMASLEEFPSEIGEIPNLKSIELYRCSESMAVSLKKIVEEQEESQGEPSIHVLVNGSQLSCSLM, encoded by the exons ATGGCGGCATATGCAGCCTTGGTTTCTCTTATGCATATCATTGATAAAATCGAGCATCACCATTCCCCTCCAGTTTCTATCGACAAACAACAAGTTGAATCTCTCACTCAAATTCTTACCTTTTTGCAGGAATTTCTTGAAAGTTATAAGTCCCCTGTTGCCGACGGAGATGAAGCTGATCCGCTGGAGATGCGTATCGCAGATGCAGCTCATGCTGTTGAAGATGTTATCGAATCACATATTGTGAACGTGATTAAACTGGGTAGATCTAGTCCCAATGAA GAATTTCTCCAAGGCTATGTTGTAGATGCAGCTCATGCGGCTGAAGAAGTGAATTCTAGAGAGGAAGTCAGTTGCATCGACTTCTATCAAGATCTACAGAAAGTGATTGAAGAAATGAATGTGATCAAGAAGGAAGCCATGGAGACTTCAGCTGAAGCTCAGCTGCAGAGGAAGGTCTCCTCGACTCATGCTGGCTCCTTGACGTCCTCTTCCAATGTGAAGGAAAGCAAGATGGTGGGCTTTGATGACGTGCAACTTCAACTCTTGGATTGGCTCACTGGAGGGAACCGTAACCGCCAAATAATCTCAATCACAGGGATGGGCGGGattggtaagaccactcttgcccgACATATATTTGAGCATGCCCTTGTTAAGCAACATTTTGATATTCGTGCGTGGACTACAATTTCTCAAACTTATAATGTTAGAGAAACACTTAGAGAAGTTCTTTACCAAGTGAGCGGACATTCGAGGAATGACTTGAGTGATGAGAACAAATTGGGAGAAAAATTGCACAAGTATTTATGGGGTAGGAGGTACATTATAATattggatgatatgtggagtgtAGAGGTGTGGGACAAGATGAGGGTTTTCTTTCCCGATTACAATAATGGGAGTCGAGTGATCGTAACAACTAGGCTCTCAAACTTGGCTGCCGAGTTGACAGGGTCTAACAGCATAGGTATGAGATTTTTAGATGATGTTTGTAGCTGGAGTTTGTTCTCCAAAACTGTATTTGGGGATGAGGTTTTTCCTCTTCAACTCAAGGAAATCGGAAAGAAAATCGTGGGGAAGTGTAAGGGACTTCCTTTGTCGATTGCTGTGATTGGGGGTCTTTTGGCAAAATCCGAACTTACACTTGAATATTGGGAGCACATAGAGGAAAACATAAGCTCAATAGTGAATTCTGAGAATGATGAATATTGCTTGAGAGTATTGAAACTGAGCTATGACCATTTGCCTGCCTATCTGAAGCCTTGTTTTTTGTACATGGGGATGTTTGGGGAAGATGAGGAAATTTGGGTTGCAAAACTCATGAGGTTATGGGTTTCTGAAGGCTTTCTTAAACCAATAATCAATAAAAGCTCGAAAACAATTGCCAAGGAGTATTTGAAGGAGCTAGTCGATAGAAACCTCATTCTAGTTGATGAGTTGGGGGCAGTTGGGAATATAAAGTACTGCAAAATGCATGATTTAGTGAGAGATCTATCAtttcaagaagctgaaaagcAGAGGTTTTATTATGTGTTAGGGCAACATTGTCCTCGAGGGATAAATAGCCAACGCCGCATTCTTATTCCCAGAAGAACTTCAGCTATGACAGTCCGGGATGCCATGGAAACTATGTCGTCACGTGCTCGTTCTTTCATATGTCATGCTGATACGGTTCAAGAATTGCTAGATTTCATATTTTTGAGGACACTGAGTGTATATGAGTATTCCAAAGGGTATTTAGATGAAAATGTGTTTCAAATGGTGAACTTGAGGTACCTTTCGGGTGAATTTCGTGAGGGGTTCCAAATCCCTTCTTCAATTAGTCTGCTCTGGAATCTACACACACTAATTGTTTCTTGTTGGATGGAATCTGCACCAGTAGAAATTTGGAAAATGCATCAGCTCAAGCATGTCGAGTTCAGAAATGGAGGAATGTATCTCCCAAATCCTTCGAGCGGGGATAGTGATGTTATGATGGAGAATCTAGAGACGCTCAAAGGAGTGATTGATTTCAACTTGAATGAAGAAGTGATTAAGAGAATTCCCAATATCAAGAAACTGTCTATAAGATACGTGCATAAAGTAATGGAGTACAGAGTGAAGTGCCTCAGCTATCTTCAATGTCTGAGTGAGCTGGAAAGCTTGACGTGCATTATTCAACATGGAAGTGATGAGTATCTGCAGAGTATTAGCTTCCCGCACTCACTCAAGAAGCTGTATCTTCAATGCGGAAACTTCTATTTGGAGGAAATTCTGGAAAAGATAGCTTCATTGCCACatcttgagaagctcaaattGTTCAAGGGGCAGTTTGCAACACGCAGTTGGGAAATAGTTGAAGGCCAATTCCCCAGCCTCAAATACTTGATATTGTGGGATTGTGAGGATATGGAATGTTGGACGTTAGAGGGCTCCTGCTTGCCACGCCTTGAGCAACTTCATCTCTGGGACATGGCGTCGTTGGAGGAGTTCCCTTCAGAAATTGGAGAAATACCAAACCTCAAATCAATTGAATTGTACAGATGCAGTGAATCAATGGCTGTGTCTTTAAAAAAGATAGTAGAGGAACAAGAGGAATCACAAGGAGAGCCATCCATTCATGTTCTAGTTAATGGATCCCAACTTTCGTGTAGTTTGATGTGA
- the LOC131016821 gene encoding putative late blight resistance protein homolog R1C-3 isoform X3, with protein sequence MNVIKKEAMETSAEAQLQRKVSSTHAGSLTSSSNVKESKMVGFDDVQLQLLDWLTGGNRNRQIISITGMGGIGKTTLARHIFEHALVKQHFDIRAWTTISQTYNVRETLREVLYQVSGHSRNDLSDENKLGEKLHKYLWGRRYIIILDDMWSVEVWDKMRVFFPDYNNGSRVIVTTRLSNLAAELTGSNSIGMRFLDDVCSWSLFSKTVFGDEVFPLQLKEIGKKIVGKCKGLPLSIAVIGGLLAKSELTLEYWEHIEENISSIVNSENDEYCLRVLKLSYDHLPAYLKPCFLYMGMFGEDEEIWVAKLMRLWVSEGFLKPIINKSSKTIAKEYLKELVDRNLILVDELGAVGNIKYCKMHDLVRDLSFQEAEKQRFYYVLGQHCPRGINSQRRILIPRRTSAMTVRDAMETMSSRARSFICHADTVQELLDFIFLRTLSVYEYSKGYLDENVFQMVNLRYLSGEFREGFQIPSSISLLWNLHTLIVSCWMESAPVEIWKMHQLKHVEFRNGGMYLPNPSSGDSDVMMENLETLKGVIDFNLNEEVIKRIPNIKKLSIRYVHKVMEYRVKCLSYLQCLSELESLTCIIQHGSDEYLQSISFPHSLKKLYLQCGNFYLEEILEKIASLPHLEKLKLFKGQFATRSWEIVEGQFPSLKYLILWDCEDMECWTLEGSCLPRLEQLHLWDMASLEEFPSEIGEIPNLKSIELYRCSESMAVSLKKIVEEQEESQGEPSIHVLVNGSQLSCSLM encoded by the coding sequence ATGAATGTGATCAAGAAGGAAGCCATGGAGACTTCAGCTGAAGCTCAGCTGCAGAGGAAGGTCTCCTCGACTCATGCTGGCTCCTTGACGTCCTCTTCCAATGTGAAGGAAAGCAAGATGGTGGGCTTTGATGACGTGCAACTTCAACTCTTGGATTGGCTCACTGGAGGGAACCGTAACCGCCAAATAATCTCAATCACAGGGATGGGCGGGattggtaagaccactcttgcccgACATATATTTGAGCATGCCCTTGTTAAGCAACATTTTGATATTCGTGCGTGGACTACAATTTCTCAAACTTATAATGTTAGAGAAACACTTAGAGAAGTTCTTTACCAAGTGAGCGGACATTCGAGGAATGACTTGAGTGATGAGAACAAATTGGGAGAAAAATTGCACAAGTATTTATGGGGTAGGAGGTACATTATAATattggatgatatgtggagtgtAGAGGTGTGGGACAAGATGAGGGTTTTCTTTCCCGATTACAATAATGGGAGTCGAGTGATCGTAACAACTAGGCTCTCAAACTTGGCTGCCGAGTTGACAGGGTCTAACAGCATAGGTATGAGATTTTTAGATGATGTTTGTAGCTGGAGTTTGTTCTCCAAAACTGTATTTGGGGATGAGGTTTTTCCTCTTCAACTCAAGGAAATCGGAAAGAAAATCGTGGGGAAGTGTAAGGGACTTCCTTTGTCGATTGCTGTGATTGGGGGTCTTTTGGCAAAATCCGAACTTACACTTGAATATTGGGAGCACATAGAGGAAAACATAAGCTCAATAGTGAATTCTGAGAATGATGAATATTGCTTGAGAGTATTGAAACTGAGCTATGACCATTTGCCTGCCTATCTGAAGCCTTGTTTTTTGTACATGGGGATGTTTGGGGAAGATGAGGAAATTTGGGTTGCAAAACTCATGAGGTTATGGGTTTCTGAAGGCTTTCTTAAACCAATAATCAATAAAAGCTCGAAAACAATTGCCAAGGAGTATTTGAAGGAGCTAGTCGATAGAAACCTCATTCTAGTTGATGAGTTGGGGGCAGTTGGGAATATAAAGTACTGCAAAATGCATGATTTAGTGAGAGATCTATCAtttcaagaagctgaaaagcAGAGGTTTTATTATGTGTTAGGGCAACATTGTCCTCGAGGGATAAATAGCCAACGCCGCATTCTTATTCCCAGAAGAACTTCAGCTATGACAGTCCGGGATGCCATGGAAACTATGTCGTCACGTGCTCGTTCTTTCATATGTCATGCTGATACGGTTCAAGAATTGCTAGATTTCATATTTTTGAGGACACTGAGTGTATATGAGTATTCCAAAGGGTATTTAGATGAAAATGTGTTTCAAATGGTGAACTTGAGGTACCTTTCGGGTGAATTTCGTGAGGGGTTCCAAATCCCTTCTTCAATTAGTCTGCTCTGGAATCTACACACACTAATTGTTTCTTGTTGGATGGAATCTGCACCAGTAGAAATTTGGAAAATGCATCAGCTCAAGCATGTCGAGTTCAGAAATGGAGGAATGTATCTCCCAAATCCTTCGAGCGGGGATAGTGATGTTATGATGGAGAATCTAGAGACGCTCAAAGGAGTGATTGATTTCAACTTGAATGAAGAAGTGATTAAGAGAATTCCCAATATCAAGAAACTGTCTATAAGATACGTGCATAAAGTAATGGAGTACAGAGTGAAGTGCCTCAGCTATCTTCAATGTCTGAGTGAGCTGGAAAGCTTGACGTGCATTATTCAACATGGAAGTGATGAGTATCTGCAGAGTATTAGCTTCCCGCACTCACTCAAGAAGCTGTATCTTCAATGCGGAAACTTCTATTTGGAGGAAATTCTGGAAAAGATAGCTTCATTGCCACatcttgagaagctcaaattGTTCAAGGGGCAGTTTGCAACACGCAGTTGGGAAATAGTTGAAGGCCAATTCCCCAGCCTCAAATACTTGATATTGTGGGATTGTGAGGATATGGAATGTTGGACGTTAGAGGGCTCCTGCTTGCCACGCCTTGAGCAACTTCATCTCTGGGACATGGCGTCGTTGGAGGAGTTCCCTTCAGAAATTGGAGAAATACCAAACCTCAAATCAATTGAATTGTACAGATGCAGTGAATCAATGGCTGTGTCTTTAAAAAAGATAGTAGAGGAACAAGAGGAATCACAAGGAGAGCCATCCATTCATGTTCTAGTTAATGGATCCCAACTTTCGTGTAGTTTGATGTGA